In Streptomyces sp. HUAS ZL42, the DNA window CAGCCGCGGCCGCCCGCTGTCCTCGACGAAGACCTCCGCGTCCGTCCAGAGCAGACCGGCCGGAGCCCCGAGGGCCTTGGCGACCGCCTCCTTGGCCGCGAACCGTGCGGCGAGGGAGGCGATGCCCCGGCGTTCTCCGCTGGGGAGCAGCAACTCGCTCTCCAGAAACAGCCGTTGAGCCATTCCGGGCGTGCGTTCCAGCGCCGCCTGGAAGCGGTCGATCTCGGCGACGTCGATTCCCACTCCGATGATCACGAGGCCACCACGTCCGCCGTCCGCAGATTCGTCACTCCACCGTCACCGACTTCGCCAGGTTCCGCGGCTGGTCCACCTCGTTGCCCCGGGCCGTGGCCAGCTCGCACGCGAACACCTGCAGCGGCACCGTCGCGACCAGCGGCTGCAGCAGTGTCGGAGTCGCCGGGATGCGGATGAGGTGGTCGGCGTACGGGACGACCGCCTCGTCTCCCTCCTCCGCGATCACGATCGTCCGCGCGCCCCGGGCCCGGATCTCCTGGATGTTGGACACGATCTTGTCGTGGAGGACGGACCGTCCGCGCGGCGACGGCACGACCACCACCACCGGCAGGTCCTCCTCGATCAGCGCGATCGGGCCGTGCTTGAGCTCGCCCGCCGCGAAGCCCTCGGCGTGCATGTACGCCAGCTCCTTCAGCTTCAGCGCGCCCTCCAGCGCCACCGGGTAGCCCACGTGCCGGCCCAGGAACAGCACCGTGTTCTTGTGGGCCAGCGTGCGCGCCAGCGACCGTACCGGCTCCATGGTCTCCAGGACCCGCTCGACCTCGTCGGAGATCTGCGACAGATCCCGGATCACGGCGCT includes these proteins:
- a CDS encoding holo-ACP synthase → MIIGVGIDVAEIDRFQAALERTPGMAQRLFLESELLLPSGERRGIASLAARFAAKEAVAKALGAPAGLLWTDAEVFVEDSGRPRLRVQGTVAARAAELGVQSWHVSLSHDAGVASAVVVAEG